TCGTCCTTGTCCGGCAATCCCTCAAGCTGCTTCACCACCTGGGCGCGCCGAGAATCATGCTCAAGCTCGACCTCACTCGGGCCTTCGACTCCATATCTTGGCCCTTCCACTTTGAGGTCCTGCACCAATATGGGTTCGGGGAAAGATTCCGGGAATGGCTGGCCATCCTCCTATCGTCGGCCAGCACCTGCGTCATGCTCAATGGAGTGCCCGGCCCCCCGATATGGCACCGCCGCGGGCTGCGCCAAGGTGACTCGACATCCCCGCAGCTATTTGTCTTGGCTGTCGACACGCTCGGCCGCCTCATGCAACGGGCCCTCCAGACCAGCATCCTTCGGCGCCTTCATCCGCGCCGCGATATTCCGACTATATCCCTTTACGCCGACGAAGTGATGCCGTTCTGCCACGCCACGACCGATGAAGTCCTCGCCGTGAAGAGCATTTTGGGTGTCTTTGGTGCGGCTTCCGGACTCCAGGTGAACTACGACAAGAGCTCCGCAACGGCACTGCACGGAGACGAGTCGAGTGCCGTTTTGCTGGAGATTCTCGGATGCCCGGCGGCGGAACTGCCTATCACATACCTTGGCATTCCGCTCACCACCCGCGGCCCAGATGCAGCCGCTTGTTGAAACGGTGGCTGGACGCCTACCGTCATGAAAAGCTTGGCTTATGAACAAGGCTGGGCGGCTGGCGCTTGTCAAGTCGGTGCTCAGTGCGATCCCCATTCACCGGCTGCTCGCCCTCGCGCCCCCGAAGAAAACCCTGAAGCAGCTCGAGAAGATCCAGCGAGGTTTCCTTTGGGCTGGCCGCGAGGCCGCCCATGGAGGGCACTGCCACATGAATTGGCGCAGGGTCTGCCGGACGATCGAATATGGCAGACTTGGTGTCCGCGACCTTGAGCGCACTGGGCTCGCCCTTAGGCTCAGATGGCTATGGCTCTCGAGGACGGACACTGACCGGGCCTGGCAAGGCCTTGACCTGCAGTTCACCCCCGAGGAGCATGGCCTCTTCCACGCCTCCACAACCATGTTGATCGGGGACGGATCGACAGCCCTTTTTTGGGAAGACCGCTGGCTCCACGGTCAGTCCATCCGTGAGCACGCGCCCTTGTACCTATGCATCCCCAAAAACCGGAGGAAATCGCGGACGGTGGCGGAGAGCATCGGCGGCAACGCTTGGGCGCGGGACATCCACGGAAACCTTGGGCTACAAGAGATTGGGCAGTACCTGCGGATATGGCAGCTTGTGTCGCACATCACTCTGTAGCTCGGTCTGGAACTGGACGGCCAATGGCGTCTACTCGGCGCGGTCATGCTACCGGGCCACCTTCCACGGATCTACAACATGCCGCTCGTGGAAGCTGATATGGAAGGGCTGGGCGCCGCCGAAAGTGAAGTTCTTTCATTGGCTCGCTAACCAGGACGACCGCAGAGCGGCTCGCTCGCCATGGCCTTCATCACCACCCTCGGTGCCTCCTATGCGACCAAGAGCAGGAAACGATCCGGCACCTGCTGCTCACATGCCCATTCGCGAGGCAGACCTGGCACGAGACCCTCTCCTGGCTGCGCCTGCCGGCACCGGCGCCAGATCATGACGCCTCGCTCCAGGACTGGTGGCTTCGGGCGAGGGACGCCACGCCACACCCGCTTCGCAAGGCGCTGATCTCGGTAGCACTCTTGGTGCCTTGGATGATCTGGAAGCATAGAAACGCGTGTGTTTTTGACCATGTAACCCCATCGCTTGATGAGCTCGTTGCCAAGATAAAGGATGAATCCCGATGCTGGGCAAGAGCCGGGGCCGAAGGGTAACCCTGCCAACATCCTGGGCCGTCCACTGATCATCCTAGAATGCTGCTGAACTAGCCTTTTAGGAGGatgtaccccccccccctcttttcaatacaatgaaaTGCAAAGgctttttgcgttttctcgaaagaaaaaaaacaagtcCACTGATCTTCAGAAGCACAATGATATTTATAAGCATGCAACATTGTGATTGTAAAAATTGCAAGTCCTGAATATTCTCCTATTGGTAAGTGCATGGATCTTCAGATGCCCATCAAAACATATTCAACTATCAACAGGTCCACTGACCTTCAGATGCACATCAAAAACATTCCTTGGTTAACTATTATAAATCTGAATACTACAATTGCTACAGTAGAGTTTTTTTTTACTCAAAGGATCGAATCTTTCGTTCTCACTATCAAAATGTAGAATCTACAAGATAGAAACTTTGTTtcggtacccccccccccccccccccctagaaaAGTTGACGGTATCGCTTCAATCAAAAAGGATAATGTAGTCTTTTCTATCCAAATCAACCTATTCAATACATTTAATCTGCAGGCTAATATGGCGATAGCCTTTTGAACTTCAAGATTCATGCAAACTTTTAGGACCCAAATACAGAGAACGTCAGATTTTTAGACATGGCGAACGTTTTTCATGCCAAATTATGTTCGTCGAGGATGGCATGTTTAGTTGGCGAGCATGGCAAATCCATCTcagttcattttattttattttgccagGGAATTGATGTGCTTGCAAACTAAATTTGCCATACTCGCATCAACATAAATTGCCGTGAAAACCGTTCGATTTGCCATGTCTAAAATCTGATATCAGATTTTACCATTTTCGAACTTTTAAGAGGGGAGGGAAGGGGGTATCGAAACAAAACAAAACTCACAAGAAAAATATTCTTGTCTACCAACAACATAAACTTAACTGTatcctttttttgcaaaaataaatttaaCAGTAGAGGGAATAGTTATTTATTTACTTTATAGCTCAGCAATTATCACTGTTGAAAATCTCGTTCGATTAATTTTAACCGACCAGTTAACCAATTTATCAGCCGATTCGCCTATTGATCCCCTACTCGCATGTGCAGGTACCAATTAACGATTTCCTGAACATTGGCATTTATACTGGAGTGAACTCAAGAGTATTTATGCATGTTGGCAAACTGTTCACACTAGAAAGGAACTAACAGAACTATTTATGCATGTTGTGAAGTTATACATGAGAAAGAAACTAACCTGAATGTCAAACTCTATGTCAAGTGGTAAGGGGCCTTTCATAATAATGTATCTTTGAAAATGTAGCAAGAACTTGTCAAGCTTTCTTTTGGACGAGCCTCTAGTGAAATAGTGGCCACAAGTCTGCAGAAGTGTTATAATCAACCTGATCCTGAAGCAATCTTCTGGTGGATCCAACACATCTTGCTGTGCAAGAAAGAAATTAACAGGGGTTGATCATTCTCAGACATACGCTTGCAATAAGTACTATAATAAAAGAGGAAATTAAGGTTAATGTTATCAAATTTCTAGGGTGCAAATAGGTATCCCGCATAAGAAATAATTTAAGAGTTCTTTATAGTAGACAATTTTAGAGTGTGCCGTACATAACATGCAATCACCTTTTGCACTTTGATTTGAGCACTAAATCAACATGAAATTTACTAAAACTGAAGCCCCTTTTAGTATTCTAGCACTACTAAAATACAACTTCAGATATAAACTTCTTAGGCTCTTAGTCAGGAAACAAAGACAAGTTTGCTGTGaatagtttttctcattttttgtaCCCTTAAAAAAGAATCGATTTGAACTTCAAATTTTACACATATAGATAAACTAATTTGAGAAGTGCATTTAGAAACCTTTGGGGGACATTTTGGGCTGATTTTGGTGCCCAAACTTAAAGCGATTGCATGAAGGGTGACTGCAGAGGATATGCCGACTTATCGCCAAACCCAATAAATCTAACTAGTAACACTTCTATTAACATCTAAAATCATTACGAGAATCACACAAGTCTTTACATGCCAGCATCTGAACCACATTTCAATGGTGATAAGGAATAGCACCGGAAAATGAAATAAGGCTAGCAAAAGTTCCAATCTTACTAAAGGATGTAAGTGCTTACTTCATAAGTCCCATGACCAAACATAATGATAAGGTATAATGTCTCGAATACAACTGAGGAGTCAATATGCTTGTAGCTGTAGAGTTCTCCAAGAAATCGCATGTGTGCAAGTCGTCTTTGTTGCATCGCATAGTCATTCAATTCCAACCCAACCCTTATCTCTTCTAAAACCTAAATCAAATTAGATAAATAAATTAACTCAATTGGATGCTAGCTGATTGCACCTTCTCCAAAATAAACTAAATACAGCCATTCTCATAGCTCAATAGATAACGTTGCCTGCCATTGACATGTATGAGTTTGTCACATATATCCTTGTGCAATAAATGTAAATTACATCAGCCAGATTTTTCTCTTGGGATCAAAAACATCATTTAAGGCATCAATTATAGAAACTGACCTCATCTACCACTGCAACAGCAAAGTCATCATGATAACGGCTAAGCCCAGCAGTGAGAAGAGCAATCAGGTGAACTTGGCTGTACTTTCCCTTATGAACCTTTAGAAAGCACTTTACAAGGTATTGTTGGCACTCTACCCAAGGTAGCTTTCGTAACTGGCGAAGAACATGCTCAACACTTGATTTGTCAAGATCTGAGAAAAGCAACTTCCTTATGTACTACACAGGAAGAAGAAAAAAGCATTGTTCATTATTGCATTCCATAGAAAAGTGAGTTTAAAGGGTCAGAGAAACAGAAATGCTCAGAGAAGAAGTGGAATCTTACTTGATACAAAGGTGGACGAACTTTTGAAACTCTCGCAGATCTTTCAGGCGGTTTACAAAGGTAGTAGGCATTTTCAACAAGTGTACTGTGGCGCGGATCCAGATTCTTTACATTTTTCAATCGCATCAGTATCTCCAGCATGTTAGCCATGCGGATTGTAGTTTCAGGTGAACGATATAGAAAACGTCCGCAAGTCTCAAGAAGGTTGCAGGCCACATCAATATTATGATGACTGAAATCATCTAGGCATGCCTGCAACATTAAACAACAAGCTTTCTCTAAGCAACAGATGGAAGTGCAAAAAGCCTAAATATTACTACTCCATTATAAGACAATACCTTCAAACAACTAAAAACAAGAGCCGCGGGTGCAATTTTGAATTTGCACAATTCCCCAATAAATcttatgttttttatttttgtttcaatattgatttgatcctgaaAACAGAACAGAGAAGAATAGTTAGTCACAGTACATTAGTCTATGTAGATATGCTATCCCCCTGGATTTAAACTCCAAGATTCTCCTAATTTCAAGGATGTGGGGGAGGTCCTGGAGATGTTTGATCCATGAGTTACTGTTTATATTGATGTTAGTATCTTAGCTTAGATTCTAGACTTACCAACAAATCGTGAATATGTCAAGGATAGAAAGACAAATCAGTAGGAAACAAGAACTTAGtgatgagaagaagaaaaaagcaaataaaaagagTTACTATGATCATACCTTTTTATTTATTAAGAAGTTGAACTCCTCTTCAAGCATGGGGAGAAGCATAGTAGGGACATCTTTCATACATGATGACAATGTGGCAACCATTCGAGAATAGTAAGGTAAAAGCTCCAGAGAAGTCCTTGGAACACTGAATATGGCCCGCACAAGTTTCTTCCGGCTTGCTTTAGAATTCAGGTAGCAAAACTCAACCTGGAGAAACCAAAGTAGCTTGAGAATGATAATGAGCCTCTGCGGAAAGGACAGACAATACAGCAGGAGTAAATACCGTCAATTGATCAATAAGATCACGGCTCACACATCCTGGCAACCTCTGTAGCAGGTTATCCAAACTTCCACCATCCAAGGCTCTTACTTTTTCTTTATCTTTTTCAGTTTTCCTGTCCAAATCCTTCTCCTTAGATTTGTCTGCTTCTTTTCCCttgtccttttctttttcttcactATCTTTCACTCCATCATCTGCCTTTCCCTCAAGTTGATCTTCAGTGGCAGAAGAAGTCTGGGCATTATCATGTACTTCAGTCTCTTGTTCCGCACTAGACTCCTTCAAAACCAAGATGCATACAATGACTTACTGCTGAACCCAAAAGAAAAATGCTAACCGAAAGAAATAGAAATTATGTTTACACCACTTCAAAAAAAATCTTCTCAGACAGGTATAAAAGAAAGGTATTATAAAATCTTCTCAGACAGTGCCAAGTGAACTGCTTTCAAGGTATCAGAATCTTACACTAGATTGTTCACGGCCCTTAGCAAGTTGCTCATTCAACTTCTGTTCAGCCTCTCCCAATAAGACAGCAGGTACAAATGCTCTGCTCAGAAAGTAGACTATGTAGTTTCAGAAGAATAATCTAGtaataacatggttgatgtagttccACGGCAAGCTAGAGAATTGGCGATAAAATGAAGAGGAACCTTAGATCAGGTAAAGATTCATAAAACGTCTTGGTATCGTCATCATCCCAAATAGGTTCCAATACGGATGGTTCTTTCCCCGGAGAGGGGGTGACATCAGTTCCCGTAGTAACCCTTGTTGTATTCCCATCATCTGGCATCACCGGAGGCTGCAAGTCAATAGCTTCAGCTAACCTGCAAAGGAAAAGGTTGCAGATCCTCATTAATCATACATACATATTAAATACATATTCAAATGAAAAAATTGACATACTAGAAGGCAAAGCGGTAACAATTATTCATTTCTAGCACATCTAAAGATACAGCTAACTGAACATCTATGGTCTTTTGCAAAGCTGAACATAAATAGCAGTAGCTTTAAATTAATCGAGATGTATCCTCATTTGTTTAGTACTTGTTTTCGGCTTTTCAGGTCTTTCCTTAGAAGGAAAATATGAACTAGGAAGAAAATATTGTTTAAGGTTTCATAAAGAAAGAACCAATAGTAGACTAGAGAATCAAAAGAAAATATCGCTAAACTTCTCAGGTATGAGGGAAGCCAGCCCTATCAACACAGCTAATGTTGTTCCTAGTTGCAGTAAGCATGGACGATTCTAGTCTCGGTAAATACAACCATATTATTTTGTTACATTATCAAGGATATAAGGCTTGAGACGTAAGAACCCGGTGGTGGCATAGCATTGCTGGAACAACAAATTCAGCTAGTAAATTACAAGGGTCAGACATGTGCTGATGTGTTCTATAACCAGACATCCCTTCGAAAGAGGGCATATGCCACAATGTTCAACCTACGAATAACAGAACTAGACAAACTGCAAATTATGCTGCTAAAAGTGAACACAGAGAGGTTAAAAATAGCATTCTCGAATAGATACTCACGAGGATACACCACGTAGTAACTGATCAAAAGACTTCCGGAGTTTCTCATATGAAGCTGTGTTCTCATCACTTAATTCACCTTTGGCACTTAAAACTTTTGCATTCTCTGCCTCCATCAGACGAAGAGACTGGATATAGTGTATGGTTGTGTATATGCATAAAGATATCAGAAGATAGTCAAAGAATAACAAATAGGAAAGTACAAAGCAGTAAACAAAAAGGGTGTAGTTACCGCATTTTCTGATTGTAGTAGTTCAGATACAGCATCATAATAAGAATTCAAGGCTTTCTTGAAGAATTTCTTTTGATCAGCAGTAACATTTAGGTCCTTAAAGAACTGCATCAATCAACATTTTATTGGTAGGTTAGCTCGGTATGGACACTGAAACACATCAGTCTTCTGAACAATAGGTGGCATATAAGTGCAGGAATTGTGCACTGGTAAACTCCTGAGAACAGTATACAGAACAGAATAGGATGGTGAGAGCAGGCCCATTTATCACACTCATAATTTCATGCATGCAGGTCCATCAAATGTTTAGGCTTGTGCACCAACGAATCAATTAAAGTACCTGAAGTTCCCATACATTTTTTACTAAAGGCAGCCATCTGGTTTTTAAAAGCCTAATCTGTACTAGCCGACTTTGACAGTAGTTGGATACTCATCAATTTAAGCATTCACTGATCATTTTTAAAGGCTGCAAACATCATGTGCACTTACTCAAAACAAAACACAAATGTAACTTTGGGGCTAAAGGATGTGCCCCGAACTCAGTAAGAGCAGCTAGCTCTACTTATTACAGTTGAAGTCAAACGTCATGGTCATTTTTTCTGAGACCATTTTATACCTAATAAAATTATGTTGGCACTTCAATGTCTTACCTCATCATAAGATTCATGACCATGAGACCGTAATCCTATAAATAACCTCCCTTGACGAACAAAGGAAGAGAGAAGAGACAGATTTGTCTGAGTTGCTTCCCGGTCCTTCAAATGCTCCAGTGATGTAAGATCTTTTATAATGTTTACAAAGATACTAGCATCTTCAACAATTCCAACAAAGTACAGTTCAATCAGAAGTTTCAGGGTGCTTCTCTTCTTCATAGCTCTCGAGTTTTTGTCTGTATCAAAATCATCTCCAGATTTACCAGGCAAGAAGACCTTCAGTAGACCTTGTATAAGACAAGGAGAGAAGTCCTTGTATCTTTGATGAAGCAGTGAGCAAACCTACATTACATTGCTAAAAGAGTTGTAACATTTACATAAAGCCACATAGAAGTGATGTAATTGGAAGTTGACATGTTCATCAGCAAATAAACCTCAAATTCTAAAGTGATGTGAAAGCCATGTGACAGCAAGATGACAATAAGCCAAAAAAAATAAGAACTAAAAACATATGCGTTGAATGTGTGGCCCGTGTACTGCTGGCCCAGGAGGCCCAGGCCCATACCAGAGTGGTGGCTAACCTAGTTGAGGTCGAGCTCCAGGCAACAGAGAAGAGAGCCACCAGAACCATCGAGCTCCAGTGGGGTGAGCTCCTCTACCGTTCACATGGTATCAGAGGGCAGGGCAGCAGAGGAGGCAGAGTGATCAGAGGGGCTATTCCGAAACAAGGTGGCGGTGGTGCTGGCCTCAGCTGACACAGCAGAGGAGGTGCGCCAGGCGGAGGTCGCGTTGGAAGGTGCTGTGCAGCTGGGCGTGCTGCAGCAGCGGAAGGAGGCCGCGCACGTCATTGAGCTTGACGGGCTCATCCAGAGGGTGTGCTGCCGCCGCAGCCGGCCATGGAGGAGGTTGAGGCCTCGCGGCTTGGGCGGCACGCATAGGCCACCAAGGTggtgacggcgatggtggtggctGCAGTGCGGAAACCAGCGATGGCCAGACTGGCGGTGAAGGTGCAGCTGCTAGGTGCCGGTGCTGTGGTGCGCACACAGCTGGCGCTTGAAGTtgttttgttgctgctgctgcaatAGCAGCAGGTGCTCAGGCTGCTGCATGCGACTTTTAGGGGCTACCGCATGCGGCTGTTCGAGGAGGAATGGAGGGGCTAGCTACTGTGTGTGGCTGCCTGGGAGGAAGATGGCAGGTGATGAGGTCGTGGATATGTTCAACGACTTGGCGGTGGAGGATTCGGTGCGTCCGGATGAAGGATGTTCGTGTGAGGTAGAGGTCATCGAGGAGGAGAGGACCGTCATGGGCTTGTGGCTAGCAAGGAAGTGGAGGAAACGGGTAGAGGATCGACAAGGACTGTTGCTACCACTGAATACCAAGCAGCACCAACCACCAAGTTTGGCTCATTTTATCTGTACAAACGAAGGTGACACAGAGAAGGCCACAATTGATGCTCACAGAACTGATCCGGAGTGGGGTTCTAGACTCTGGTGCTTCTTAAGATGTTGCAGGTGGCTTCGGGGAATTTGAGTCATATGATCAGCTCACTCCCTCTCAAAGTAACACGGTGTGTACTGCTGAGGGTACATCGCAGCCTAATAAGGGTATTGGGACAGTTCAATGTACACCTGCTATTAAGTTATCTTCAGTCCTACATGTGCCGGCTTTTCTGGTCAATCTACTGTCTATGAGTGCTCTAATCGACTAGGTGGACTGTAGGATAACACTTGACAGAGGAATGTGCTTGATTCAGGACAGACCGACTGGAAGGAGGATGGGGACTGTGGTACACGCACCGTGAGGGGCATGGTTAGATGGGCAGCTTCGAGTCTGCGGCAATTGTGGAAGAAAGAGAGTCCTTGGTGATGAAACACCACTGTAGAATGGGGAATGTATCCTTTGATAAAATGTACAAGCTGTTTCCTGATGTAATGAATGGAGTAGAtaagaacaagctgaaattccaaACTCGCACTCGGAAGTCTTTTGTGAGTAAGGGACTTGGGAGTATATCCCCATTCATGCTTATCCACTCAGATGTGTGGACTGCTAGGGTACGATATATGTAGCCATGTAACCTTTCGTATTTACcctattgtataaggggttttctgcatattacacacctgtacatgtatatatactggcctatggcctcctggaaatacaagttgcatatttcctaacatggtattagagccttagGGTTTTTTTAGCACTCGCAACTCGTGCTCTCGATCCAATCTTCCGTCCACGCAGCCGCGGTCTTTCTTCTCTGGACGGTGCTGCTCTCCGGTGCCTTCTGCACCACAGGTCAACCCTGCTCCGCAGAACCGTGGCGCCGCGTTCTCCCGGACGTCGCATCGCCTGTTGCTGCTTCTTCCGCTCGTCCACGGCCTCCCGTCCACGAATCGATTCAGATCGAAGGACACACGATCCGCCAGCTTCAAGGACTCTAGATCGAGTCGACTACAACACTTGTCTGCTTCCAATCGAGCCGGCCATCCTTGGATCCCGTCGTGCATGCCTCTGAATagagccgccgccggccgccgcttcTGTGGTGTCGGTTAGTGGTGCAAAGTATTTTGTGACCTTTATTGACTGCCACTCACGTATTGACATGGGTCTATTTGATGTGTCACAAGGATGATACTTTCCAATGCTTCAAGAATTTCTACGCCTATGTGAAAAATCACTTCAATGTTCAGGTACAAGTGATAAGAACTGATAGTGGCACTGAGTATGTGAACAAAGTGTTTCGGACTTTCTTTATCAGAGCAAAGGATTTTGCATCAAACCTCATGTCCGGACACTATTCCTCGGAATggagtggcagaaaggaagaattgACATATTCTAGAGGTTGCTCAATCACTGATGTTTACTATGAACGTGTCGAAGTTCTTCTGGAGTGAAGTTGTGATGATTGTGACGTACCAGATGAATCACACATCATCGAGAGTATTGGGTATGAAGTCACCTCGTGAGCTACTACTGGGAAAGAATGATTTCATGGTTCCTCACAAGTTATTCGGTTGTGTCTGCTTTGTCAGGGATCACAGGCCATATGTGGGCAAATTGGATCCACGGGTCGTCAAATGTATCTTCACTAGGTATTCTTCTGGGCAACAAGTGTTGGAGTCCTTCTGAGCGGAGGACCTTTGTGAGCATAGATGTCATCTTCTGGGAATCTGAACCATTTTATAGTGAGAAAAGTGATCTTAGTGGCTTATTTGACAGTCTTGACCATACCCGGTCTCCTTTGATAGgtcaagagggggagagaggcggTCGTTGTGGTGGTGCGGATTCAGTGTTGCAGTAACTAATTGAGGGTGATATTCATACAGCGAAGCGAGCAACAGTCTCAGCAATTGATAACAACGCCGAACGAAGGACCGGTTGTCACTGATAGGGTGCCGAGCCAGGCAAGAGGTGCTCCCACCTAGATCGGTAGTGTGCTGAGGTGGACAGCGGAGCAAGAGGAGCAGCTCAAGGTGTATTCATGGAAGCGAGGTGATGGTGTTGCACATCTGGGGGAGCAACTAGATCGGCCACAGCTAAAGGTGTATTCACGCAAGCGGGGTctttgcacatcatggggagcaacTAGATCAGCCACAGGCGGAACAACAGGGTAGTACTGATGTGATTTCAAGCTCTTCTTATGGGGATCAGGCTGAACATGAGTCAGTGGCAGGGATACCAGAGGAACGGTAGGGTTCGATGCCAGTGATATTGGAAATTATGTCTCCTATGAAGCATTATCTCCAGCCTACAAAACATTTGTTGCTTCTCTTCAGTCTGTGTCAATTCCGACTGACTAGAAGAAGGCAAAGGAGGACTAAAAATGGCGCATGGCCATGGTGGAGGAGCTGGAGGCTTTTACAAGAACAAGACATTGTGGTCTTTAGGTCGAGCTCCTAGCAACAGAGAAGAGAGCCGCCAGAACCATCAAGCTACAGTGTGGTGAGCTCCTCCCATTCCACAATGCAACAGCACGACATTGACCAATAAGTTCAAATGAAATAACTGAGAACATATGCAGCAACATGGTGTAAAAGGATATCACCAAAGCAAGAACGTATCCTATTATGTAACCTAGAGGCTTGAAACAGACAAGTCCAATAAACAAAAGATCTTGCTCAAGCAGAGGGACGGCTCTATGACACAGGCATATTTGCTTATGTACTGAGGCAAATGCGCATTACTATCATCAATTACCTGAACTGCAGCTTGTATATCAGCGGAACGAAGTTTAGCCTCGCAAATATAAGAAACTGCTTCACTGACAAATTTGCTCAAGTTCACACTTTTCAACTCATCCATTAATCCATCCTTTTGTTCATCATTTATTATTTTGAGCTTCTTTATAACTGTTGTATTTCGTTTAATACTTGAGTCAAGAGTCCTCAGGTAGTTTGCATCTGAAATTAGTGAATAATGTCAGATCATAATGATGCCATGGAAACATGTGCATGACCTGTCAAGATCAGAAATTTTGTCTACTCAAAATTACAAATATTAATCTGAAGAACCAAGAATGGAATGAAATTAAGTAGAAGGGAAAAAATGTCTATGAAAATGGAGCGGCTGAGAGATTCTCTGATGC
This genomic stretch from Hordeum vulgare subsp. vulgare chromosome 6H, MorexV3_pseudomolecules_assembly, whole genome shotgun sequence harbors:
- the LOC123404355 gene encoding regulator of nonsense transcripts UPF2 codes for the protein MESSQTENLTDTKQDDDARQSKQEDEEARIEEYKRLMDQKITLRRSNQNPERPDANYLRTLDSSIKRNTTVIKKLKIINDEQKDGLMDELKSVNLSKFVSEAVSYICEAKLRSADIQAAVQVCSLLHQRYKDFSPCLIQGLLKVFLPGKSGDDFDTDKNSRAMKKRSTLKLLIELYFVGIVEDASIFVNIIKDLTSLEHLKDREATQTNLSLLSSFVRQGRLFIGLRSHGHESYDEFFKDLNVTADQKKFFKKALNSYYDAVSELLQSENASLRLMEAENAKVLSAKGELSDENTASYEKLRKSFDQLLRGVSSLAEAIDLQPPVMPDDGNTTRVTTGTDVTPSPGKEPSVLEPIWDDDDTKTFYESLPDLRAFVPAVLLGEAEQKLNEQLAKGREQSSESSAEQETEVHDNAQTSSATEDQLEGKADDGVKDSEEKEKDKGKEADKSKEKDLDRKTEKDKEKVRALDGGSLDNLLQRLPGCVSRDLIDQLTVEFCYLNSKASRKKLVRAIFSVPRTSLELLPYYSRMVATLSSCMKDVPTMLLPMLEEEFNFLINKKDQINIETKIKNIRFIGELCKFKIAPAALVFSCLKACLDDFSHHNIDVACNLLETCGRFLYRSPETTIRMANMLEILMRLKNVKNLDPRHSTLVENAYYLCKPPERSARVSKVRPPLYQYIRKLLFSDLDKSSVEHVLRQLRKLPWVECQQYLVKCFLKVHKGKYSQVHLIALLTAGLSRYHDDFAVAVVDEVLEEIRVGLELNDYAMQQRRLAHMRFLGELYSYKHIDSSVVFETLYLIIMFGHGTYEQDVLDPPEDCFRIRLIITLLQTCGHYFTRGSSKRKLDKFLLHFQRYIIMKGPLPLDIEFDIQDLFAELRPNMTRYSSIDELNSALAELEEHERAASVEKPESERHSDNESQKRQPHDDGRGSANGAERNGKDHGEGADSESYSDSGSIGGHEDEEDLLSEKSNDASENEGDDEDDGMPVGSDEDEGVEVRQKVVQVDPKEQEDFDRELKALLQESLESRKSEVRSRSSLNMKVPMNVLEGSKDARAVESESGEETMDEEGGNAGGGSKVRVKVLMKKGHKQQTKQMFVPGDCSLVQSTKQQEAAELEEKQNIKRRILEYNEREEEEMNGGSSQMGNWGQGGSNTGSSIRSGGRGNWDGWIRGGARRHHAAGGFYQGYGRRR